TGTGCCAGGCCGTCCCGAAGGGGGCCAATATGGACCTCATCATCCAGAAGGCCGTGGAACTGGGCGTTTCCGCCATCGTTCCGCTCCTGACGGACCGCACGATTGTACGGCTGAACGCCCGTGAAGCCGGGGCTAAGAGGCAGAAATGGCAGCGCATCGCCCTGGAGGCCTGCAAGCAGTGCGGCCAGAACACGCTGCCTGAGGTGGCGGCGCCCGTTCCTTTTGCGGAATGGCTGGGGCACGGCGCGCCGGAAGGCCTGAATGTAATTGCCTCCCTGGTGCCCGGCGTCCGCCCGGTCAGGGACGTGCTGGAGGAAGCCCGTGCCCGCTCCGTGCGGCGCGCCTCCCTGCTGGTGGGGCCGGAGGGTGATTTTACGGACCGGGAAACGGCCCTGGCGCTGGAGGCTGGATTCGCCCCTGTCACGCTGGGGC
This DNA window, taken from Akkermansia muciniphila, encodes the following:
- a CDS encoding 16S rRNA (uracil(1498)-N(3))-methyltransferase; this encodes MARFYLPASEWTAPSWELRGDEAHHAAKVLRLKQGDSCIVFDGCGRAAHAVVAEPPRSSGVLLVPGEECPPSPAVAHLTLCQAVPKGANMDLIIQKAVELGVSAIVPLLTDRTIVRLNAREAGAKRQKWQRIALEACKQCGQNTLPEVAAPVPFAEWLGHGAPEGLNVIASLVPGVRPVRDVLEEARARSVRRASLLVGPEGDFTDRETALALEAGFAPVTLGPIVLRVETAAFFGLAAMRYALD